The DNA window GGCCAAGAATTGGCTGATAAATTAAAGTTGGATGCTGAGTATAGTCAATAAAACCAGAGGTTTTGTCTGCAATGTCTGAAAAGAAACAAAAAAGAACAGTTGACTACATTGTTGATCAGCTTAAACAGACTGTCTTTTTTTTAAAACTCGATGGCGCCAATGTTTTTAAAGTAAGAGCCTATGAAAAAGCCATTACTATTATTGATGAGCTAGGAGATGAGTTTTTTCCTTATCTTGAGCAGGAGAATTACACGGATATTGATGGAATTGGTAAAGGCTTGAGCCAGGATATTGTGGAGTTAAGCTCTGGCAATAGGAGTCAGGTGTTACTGGATTTATTAAAAAAGTATCCTGAAAGTTTATACCAATTAAAAAAAGTTAAAGGTTTGGGCAGTAAAAAAATATTAAAATTGTATTCAGAGTTGAATGTGACCAGTATAGCTGATTTAGAATATGCTTGTTATGAAGGGCAATTAAGCAAGCTTGAAGGCTTTGGTGAAAAAACTCAAATAAAACTATCTGAGCAGTTAAGCTTTTTAAAAAGTATCAATAACCAATACAGCTATGCTTTTTTACTTGAAAAAGCACAAGAGCTCCAACAAGAGCTTAAGAGTTTAGACGAAGTTGAAGACATCAAAATAACGGGTGATCTTAGGCGCTGTGTAGAAGTTGCATCATGCATTGAATTGCTGATTGTTACAGAAAATAAACAATTGGCTAGGCTTATCAAGCAAAACCCAAGGCTGTTGGATGTTTATGAGAATGAAGGCGTGCTTGAGCTGACCTATCAAGATATTCCAGTCAAACTCTATACAAGTTCAAAAAAAATGGCGGCCAATCAATTGTTTATAAGCACGGGCTCAAAGGCTTATCTTGAAAAGGTTCACTCAAACCACTTAAAAATACTAGAACAAGAACATGGCAGTGAAGAAGCGCTATTTAAAGCCATGAATCAGTCTTACTGTCCACCAGAGTTGAGAGAGAGTAAAGAAGAATACAAAGCTGAACAGGCTCCTCAGAGGTCAAAAGATTTAATTAAGGACAGTGATATTCAAGGTGTATTTCATATGCACAGTACTTATAGCGATGGTAAAAACAGCTTAGAAGACATGGTTCAACAGTCTATAGAGTTAGGCTATCATTACATTGGCATTTCTGAGCATAGCCAAACAGCTTTTTATGCGCAGGGTTTAAGTTTGGATACGATTGAGCAGCAAGCTCAAGAAATTAAAGAGTTGAGGGAAAAGTACCCACAGATTATAATTTTACATGGAATTGAGTCTGATATTTTGCCCGATGGTCAACTGGATTATCCAGACACTGTATTGTCTCAGCTGGATTTTGTTATTGCTTCAGTTCATGCTTCAATGAATCAAAGTGAAGACGTCATGACACAACGATGTTTAAAAGCTTTAGCCAATCCTTATTGTACCATGCTAGGTCATCCCACGGGAAGAGTCTTGCTTGGAAGGGACAGCTTTAAAATTAATTTAGAGGCCATTTTTAAAAAAGCTGGTGAGTTGGGTAAATTTATTGAGATCAATGCCAATCCTAAACGTTTGGATTTAGATTGGCGTTATTTGCCTTTAGCCATGAAGTATAACGTTAAGTTTATGATCAACCCGGATGCGCATAGCATTGAAGGCTTAAATCACACCTCTTATGGGATTAATGTAGCTAGAAAAGGTGGCTTGAGTAAGGCAGATGTAATCAACACTTTACCTGTTGAACAACTAAAATCCCTGCTTAATATGGGATCACTCAAACATGCGGGCTAAGCATAAAAAAATATTAGAGCAACTGGACAAGCTTTATCCAGATCCTAAGTGTGAACTTGATCATGAGGGGCCTTTTCAATTGTTGATTGCCACCATTCTTTCTGCTCAGTGTACCGATGTTAGAGTAAACAAAGTGACGCCTAAATTGTTTAAAGCCTATCCTGATGCTTTTGCTATGGCACAAGCGCCTATTGAAAGTATAGAAGACCTGATTAGAACAACTGGATTTTTTCGCAATAAAGCCAAGTCTATTTTAGAAACCTCTCAAATTTTAGTTGAACAATATCAAGGCAAGGTTCCTAAAACCATGCAAGAACTTATCAAACTAAAAGGAGTGGGTCGAAAAACAGCCAATGTCATTTTGGGTAATGCTTTTGGTATCAATGAAGGTGTGGTTGTTGACACGCATGTGGGACGACTAAGTCGACGCTTTGGCTTTACTCAAGAAAAAGATCCCGTAAAAGTTGAACAAGACTTAATGAAGTTGGTTCCACAAAAAGATTGGACCATTTTTTCACATTGGCTGATCTTACATGGACGACGCGTGTGCAAATCTCAAAGACCATTATGTAATGACTGTGAGTTAGCGCCGCTGTGTCCCAGCGCCAATATAGCCTAAAATTTTCAAAGGGTATCAAAAGGTACGGCCTACCTTTTGTGTGGCAGAGTATTTGCAAATCAAGGCTAGAAAATCAATTGTATGAATATACTTCAGATACTTATTGAGGGATGGCTAAAACTATCTTTCCAAAGCTTTGACGGTTTTCCATTTTATCTTGGGCTTTAGCAGCTTCCTTGAGAGGAAAAACTGAGTCAATGATAGGTTTGAGATGTCCATCAAGAAACAATTGATACACATCCTGCATTTCTTGCCAGGTGCCCATGGTAGATCCAAGAACTTGAACTTGCCTGTAAAAAATATGTCTCAAATCAGTTTTTGGATCAAAGCCGGCAGTTGCACCACAACTGATGATTTTTCCGCCATTGCGTGCAGACTTTAATAGGGGAACCCATTGCTCACCGCCAACGTGATCAATGATAACATCAACGCCTTGTTTGTTGGTCAAAGATCGAATTTCTTTATCAATGGCGACTTGTGTGTAGTCAATGCATGCATCAACATGAAGCAGGTCTTTGGCTTTTTGCCGTTTTTCTTCCGTACTGGCCGTTGTATACACCGTACATTCATGATGTTTAGCAATTTGAATGGCTGCACAGCTAACCCCTGAGCCGGCGCCCATCACAAGAACTTTTTGTTTGGGTTTGAGTTTGGCTTTACCCATTAACATACTCCAAGCAGTCAGGTAGGTCAGGGCAAATGCAGCGGCTGAGTGAAAGTCTGTATTTTGCGGTATGGGGAGGAGGTTTTGTTCAGGTACACAGGCGTACTGAGCGTAGGTTCCATTATTTTCTCTACCAAAAAGATGATACTGATGGCATAGGTTTTCTTGTTGGTTTTGGCAACGTTGGCAGTGACCACAGGGCATCCCGGGATTGATTAAGACACGATCGCCTTTATTGAATTTTGCTGAGTTTGAACCATTCTCTATGACAATCCCCGCTCCATCTGAACCTGGAATATGGGGGAGAGGGCTTTTCATGCCGGGCAAGCCACGTCTAAAATGCAAATCCAAGTGATTGAGTGAAGCTGCTTTGAGTTGAATTAAAACCTCGCCTTGCTTAGGGGAAGGCTTGTCAACGGATACATAATTTAAAACATCACTTTGACCGAGTTCATTGTATTGTATGGCGTACATGTTCATTTCATAAATGAAATTGTTTTAAAAATCATCTTATTAAAAAAGTTATTTGATTTCTCCACTCCGATCAAGCATATGCGCATTGGCTTGTTGACTGGGCATGATGATCATTTGATCAATGTTGACATGCTTTGGCCTGTTAAGAACAAAAGAAACGGCGTCGGCAATATCAATAGCTTGTAGCGGGCTGAGGTCTTTATAAGTTTCTTGTGCAACCTGTTGATCACCTTTATGTCTGACATAGCTAAACTCAGTATTGGCTAGGCCTGGATCAATGGAACACACTTTGATGTTGTCTTTGAGTAGTTCTTGTCTGAGTGATTGGCTCAGAGCTTTAACAGCAAATTTTGATGCGCAGTATCCGGCGCCTTTTGGGTAAGCTTCGTGTCCAGCAATAGAACCAATATTAATAATTTGTGAGAACTTTTTTTCTTTTAACAAGGGGATGAAGGCTTTACACATTCTAAAGATGCCAAGTACATTGGTATTGAGCATGGTTGTAATATCGTTTTCTTCTGAATCAACTAAATTGTCCTTGCCCAAAGCTAAGCCGGCATTATTTATTAGAGCATCAATCTGAAGATTAAGTTTAGTAACAAAACTTTTAAAGGTATTAACGCTTTGCGTATCTTGAACGTCCAAGGTGTGGATATGACAGCGGTCTTGGTCATCTAAAGTGCTTTGCAATTGCTTTAAATTTTCAATACGGCGAGCACCTAAAATTATAGTATGACCTTCATGGTAAAGTTTTTTTGCAGTTTCAAAGCCAAAGCCACTGGAGCTGCCAGTAATAATTACGTTTTTTTGCATATAAAATAAAAAACAGAAGCCTTGTAAAAAGGCAAGAATTCAAAGCAAGCTATATAAAAAACTGTATAATAATTCTTGAAAAAATAGTGATGCAGTGTATTACATTATAATGATGCGTAAGGGGTTCATTCAAAGTTTAGTTTATATTGGCTTAAGCATGCTTTTAAACGCTTGTGGTTTACAAGTGCAACAAGAGATTTTTAGTCAAAGTGTGGAAAGTAGCCAAAACGCTTTTAAAGTCCATGTTAATGGCCTTGGCTTGGGTGAAGCGGTCTACTTAAGATACAAACTCAATATAGAAGGCTTTGATGACAACCTGGTCTATGACTTTCCCTATGATGGGGAAGACTTTAGTCAAAGTGATTTTTCAATTGTTAGTTCTCCCTGCTTAAAACAATGTGATTTAAGCTACACTCCATCTTCTTTTGCAAATGTTTTACCTGAACTGTATATCGACTGTGAGCAAAAAAACTGGCAATCAATTCATGGTGATACACATGACTTTATCAGTGTTCCAAATAGCATTGCATTTAAACCTTCTTTAGATCTTAATGATAATGGAGAAATGGCGGTTTTATGGAGAGAAGCAACAGGCAGTTCATCAGCAGTATATGCGCACAATAAAAGTATACTTGGATGGCAAGATCTTAATCAACAGCATTTGATTAGCCCCCCAGACCTTCCTTCACAAGCAGTTAAGGTGGCTAATAATAATAATGGTAAGACTTTATCTGTATGGCAAGGTCTAAATAATGGAATTTATAGAATTTATTATAGTTGGTACTTAGCCAATCAAACCTGGCAAAACGTCAACGATACGCATATTCTTAGTCCAGCCAATAATCATGCATTTAATCCAACGCTAGCGATTAACGATCATGATGAAGCTCTGGTAGCCTGGACACAAACAAATTTAAATGGCATCAATCAGGTTTATTTTGCAGAGTATGTTAACGGACAATGGTTGCACCCTGCATCCATTGATGACAGTGATTACACACTGAGTACTCCAGATACCTATGCAACAGATGTTCAAGTTCAACTTAACAATGATGGTCATGCCATGGTTTCATGGCGCCAAATTAACCACTTGGGTGAGT is part of the bacterium genome and encodes:
- the polX gene encoding DNA polymerase/3'-5' exonuclease PolX; translation: MSEKKQKRTVDYIVDQLKQTVFFLKLDGANVFKVRAYEKAITIIDELGDEFFPYLEQENYTDIDGIGKGLSQDIVELSSGNRSQVLLDLLKKYPESLYQLKKVKGLGSKKILKLYSELNVTSIADLEYACYEGQLSKLEGFGEKTQIKLSEQLSFLKSINNQYSYAFLLEKAQELQQELKSLDEVEDIKITGDLRRCVEVASCIELLIVTENKQLARLIKQNPRLLDVYENEGVLELTYQDIPVKLYTSSKKMAANQLFISTGSKAYLEKVHSNHLKILEQEHGSEEALFKAMNQSYCPPELRESKEEYKAEQAPQRSKDLIKDSDIQGVFHMHSTYSDGKNSLEDMVQQSIELGYHYIGISEHSQTAFYAQGLSLDTIEQQAQEIKELREKYPQIIILHGIESDILPDGQLDYPDTVLSQLDFVIASVHASMNQSEDVMTQRCLKALANPYCTMLGHPTGRVLLGRDSFKINLEAIFKKAGELGKFIEINANPKRLDLDWRYLPLAMKYNVKFMINPDAHSIEGLNHTSYGINVARKGGLSKADVINTLPVEQLKSLLNMGSLKHAG
- the nth gene encoding endonuclease III, with product MRAKHKKILEQLDKLYPDPKCELDHEGPFQLLIATILSAQCTDVRVNKVTPKLFKAYPDAFAMAQAPIESIEDLIRTTGFFRNKAKSILETSQILVEQYQGKVPKTMQELIKLKGVGRKTANVILGNAFGINEGVVVDTHVGRLSRRFGFTQEKDPVKVEQDLMKLVPQKDWTIFSHWLILHGRRVCKSQRPLCNDCELAPLCPSANIA
- a CDS encoding zinc-binding dehydrogenase, whose translation is MYAIQYNELGQSDVLNYVSVDKPSPKQGEVLIQLKAASLNHLDLHFRRGLPGMKSPLPHIPGSDGAGIVIENGSNSAKFNKGDRVLINPGMPCGHCQRCQNQQENLCHQYHLFGRENNGTYAQYACVPEQNLLPIPQNTDFHSAAAFALTYLTAWSMLMGKAKLKPKQKVLVMGAGSGVSCAAIQIAKHHECTVYTTASTEEKRQKAKDLLHVDACIDYTQVAIDKEIRSLTNKQGVDVIIDHVGGEQWVPLLKSARNGGKIISCGATAGFDPKTDLRHIFYRQVQVLGSTMGTWQEMQDVYQLFLDGHLKPIIDSVFPLKEAAKAQDKMENRQSFGKIVLAIPQ
- a CDS encoding SDR family oxidoreductase, with protein sequence MQKNVIITGSSSGFGFETAKKLYHEGHTIILGARRIENLKQLQSTLDDQDRCHIHTLDVQDTQSVNTFKSFVTKLNLQIDALINNAGLALGKDNLVDSEENDITTMLNTNVLGIFRMCKAFIPLLKEKKFSQIINIGSIAGHEAYPKGAGYCASKFAVKALSQSLRQELLKDNIKVCSIDPGLANTEFSYVRHKGDQQVAQETYKDLSPLQAIDIADAVSFVLNRPKHVNIDQMIIMPSQQANAHMLDRSGEIK